Proteins encoded within one genomic window of Oncorhynchus nerka isolate Pitt River linkage group LG9b, Oner_Uvic_2.0, whole genome shotgun sequence:
- the samd13 gene encoding sterile alpha motif domain-containing protein 13 produces the protein MENKTNGSVEAKPKVENGQLPDPADWAVTDVVNYFKAAGFEEQATAFQDQEIDGKSLLLMTRNDVLTGLSIKLGPALKIYEYHVKPLQTQHLKSNANAS, from the exons ATGGAGAACAAAACCAATGGATCAGTGGAAGCCAAGCC TAAGGTGGAGAATGGACAGCTGCCGGATCCTGCTGACTGGGCGGTTACTGATGTCGTTAACTATTTCAAAGCTGCAGGATTTGAAGAGCAGGCTACTGCTTTCCAGGACCAG GAAATCGATGGAAAGTCTTTGCTTCTGATGACGCGGAACGATGTCCTGACAGGCCTGTCCATCAAACTGGGGCCAGCACTGAAGATCTACGAGTACCATGTGAAGCCACTCCAGACCCAGCATCTGAAGAGTAATGCTAATGCATCATAG